In Equus przewalskii isolate Varuska chromosome 6, EquPr2, whole genome shotgun sequence, one DNA window encodes the following:
- the LOC103554860 gene encoding LOW QUALITY PROTEIN: olfactory receptor 2AT4-like (The sequence of the model RefSeq protein was modified relative to this genomic sequence to represent the inferred CDS: substituted 1 base at 1 genomic stop codon), protein MEATCNGAEDSSPIFYLVGIPSLPKSLFFPVFLIFLLIYLFILVGNSLIFVAVVIEPSLHKPVYFFLINLXALDIVSTTTTVPKMLSLLLLGDRLLSFPACFLQMYLFHSFSCSEAFILVVMAYDRYVAICRPLHYPVLMAPQTNAALAAGLLPIPAVVQTSHMAFSPVAQVYHCFCDHLAVVQASCSDTTPQTFMGFCIAMVVSFLPLLLVLLSYAHILASVLHISSREGCSKAFSTCSSHVLVVGTYYSSIAIACVAYRADLPLNFHIMGKVVYAILTPILNPLIYTLRNKDIKAVIIKVACPRDPGHSRGP, encoded by the coding sequence ATGGAAGCCACCTGTAACGGAGCAGAGGACTCCTCACCCATCTTCTACCTGGTGGGCATCCCCTCTCTTCCCAAATCCCTCTTCTTCCCTGTCTTCTTGATTTTCCTCTTAATCTACCTGTTCATCCTGGTGGGGAACTCACTGATCTTTGTGGCTGTGGTGATAGAGCCCAGCCTCCATAAGCCCGTGTACTTCTTCCTGATCAACCTCTAGGCCCTGGACATCGTCTCCACTACAACCACTGTCCCCAAGATGCTGTCCCTACTCTTGCTTGGGGACCGCCTCCTCAGCTTTCCTGCCTGCTTCCTGCAGATGTACCTCTTCCACAGCTTCTCCTGCTCTGAAGCCTTCATCCTGGTGgtcatggcctatgaccgctatgtagCTATCTGCCGCCCACTGCACTACCCTGTTCTCATGGCCCCACAGACCAACGCTGCCCTGGCAGCCGGCCTCCTGCCCATCCCGGCAGTGGTGCAGACCTCCCACATGGCTTTTAGTCCTGTGGCCCAGGTCTACCACTGCTTCTGTGACCACTTAGCTGTGGTCCAGGCCTCCTGCTCTGACACCACGCCCCAGACCTTCATGGGCTTCTGTATCGCCATGGTGGtgtccttcctgccccttctcctggTGCTTCTCTCCTATGCCCACATCCTGGCCTCGGTGCTGCACATCAGCTCCCGAGAAGGATGCTCaaaagccttctccacctgcagCTCCCACGTCCTGGTGGTTGGCACCTACTACTCATCCATTGCCATAGCCTGCGTGGCCTATAGAGCTGACTTGCCCCTCAACTTCCATATCATGGGCAAGGTGGTGTATGCTATTCTCACACCAATCCTCAACCCTCTCATCTACACGCTGAGGAACAAGGATATCAAAGCAGTCATCATCAAAGTAGCATGTCCCCGGGACCCAGGGCATTCTCGGGGTCCTTGA
- the LOC139084304 gene encoding olfactory receptor 2AT4-like: MPLCHTMNTTACDGSEDSSPIFYLVGIPSLQESLFLPVFFIFLFFYLFVLVGNTLILVAVVIEPSLHKPMYFFLINLSALDIIFTTSTVPKMLSLLLLGDCLLSFPACFLQMYLFHSFSCSEAFILVVMAYDCYVAICRPLHYPVLMAPQTNAALAAAAWLTALLLPIPAVVQTSHMAFDSAVHIYNCFCDHLAVVQASCSDTMPQTLMGFCIAMVVSFLPLLLVLLSYAHILASVLRISSREGRSKAFPTCSSHLLVVGTYYSSIAIAYMAYRADLPLDFHIMGNVVYAILTPVLNPLIYTLRNKDVKAVITKMAHPQDPGCFRGP, from the coding sequence ATGCCGCTGTGTCACACCATGAACACCACAGCCTGTGATGGATCAGAAGATTCTTCACCCATCTTCTACCTGGTGGGCATCCCCTCCCTGCAGGAgtccctcttcctccctgtcttcttcatcttcctgTTCTTCTACCTGTTCGTCCTGGTGGGGAACACGCTGATCCTGGTGGCCGTGGTGATAGAGCCCAGCCTCCACAagcccatgtacttcttcctgatCAACCTCTCTGCCTTGGACATCATTTTCACCACGTCCACTGTCCCCAAGATGCTGTCCCTACTCTTGCTTGGGGACTGCCTCCTCAGCTTCCCTGCCTGCTTCCTGCAGATGTACCTCTTCCACAGCTTCTCCTGCTCTGAAGCCTTCATCCTGGTGGTCATGGCCTATGACTGCTATGTAGCTATCTGCCGCCCACTGCACTACCCTGTCCTCATGGCCCCACAGACCAACGCTGCCCTGGCAGCCGCTGCCTGGCtcactgccctcctcctgcccatccCGGCAGTGGTGCAGACCTCCCACATGGCTTTTGACAGCGCTGTTCACATATACAACTGCTTCTGTGACCACTTAGCTGTGGTCCAGGCCTCCTGCTCTGACACCATGCCCCAGACCCTCATGGGCTTCTGCATCGCCATGGTGGtgtccttcctgccccttctcctaGTGCTTCTCTCCTATGCCCACATCCTGGCCTCAGTGCTTCGCATCAGCTCCCGAGAAGGACGCTCAAAAGCCTTCCCCACCTGCAGCTCCCACCTCCTGGTGGTTGGCACCTACTACTCATCCATTGCCATAGCCTACATGGCCTATAGAGCTGACCTGCCCCTCGACTTCCACATCATGGGCAATGTGGTGTATGCTATTCTCACACCTGTCCTCAACCCTCTCATCTACACGCTGAGGAACAAGGATGTCAAAGCAGTCATCACCAAAATGGCACATCCCCAGGACCCAGGGTGTTTTCGGGGTCCTTGA